From Antechinus flavipes isolate AdamAnt ecotype Samford, QLD, Australia chromosome 1, AdamAnt_v2, whole genome shotgun sequence:
AGTTGTCCAAGGAGGTCTGGACACCTCAAAATCAGTTTTAGGTGGAACCAAGGACACTGTATTATCTAGTGTCACTGGTGCCACAAATGTAGCCAAAGGAGCTCTGCAAACTGGTTTGGACACCACACAGAAAATAGCAACAGGCACTAAGGACACTGTCTGCACTGGGGTCACTGGAGCCATGAATGTGGCCAAAGGAGTTGTCCAAGGAGGTCTGGACACCTCAAAATCAGTCTTAGGTGGAACCAAGGACACTGTTCTCAGTAGTGTGACTGGTGCAACAAAAATGGCCAAAGGAGCTGTCCAGAGTAGCTTGGATGCTACACAAAACATAGCAACTGGTACTAAAGACACTGTCTACTGTGGGGTCACAGGAGCCATGAATATGGCCAAAGGAGTTGTCCAAGGAGGTCTGGACACCTCAAAATCAGTTTTAGGTGGAACCAAGGACACTGTATTATCTAGTGTCACCGGTGCCACAAATGTAGCCAAAGGAGCTCTGCAAGCTGGCTTGGATACCACACAGAAAATAGCAACAGGCACTAAGGACACTGTCTGCACTGGGGTCACTGGAGCCATGAATGTGGCCAAAGGAGTTGTCCAAGGAGGTCTGGACACCTCAAAATCAGTTTTAGGTGGAACCAAGGACACTGTGTTATCTAGTGTCACCGGTGCCACAAATGTAGCCAAAGGAGCTCTGCAAACTGGTTTGGATACCACACAGAAAATAGCAACAGGCACTAAGGACACTGTCTGCACTGGGGTCACTGGAGCCATGAATGTGGCCAAAGGAGTTGTCCAAGGAGGTCTGGACACCTCAAAATCAGTCTTAGGTGGAACCAAGGACACTGTTCTCAGTAGTGTGACTGGTGCAACAAAAATGGCCAAAGGAGCTGTCCAGAGTAGCTTGGATGTTACACAAAACATAGCAACTGGTACTAAAGACACTGTCTACAGTGGGGTCACTGGAGCCATGAATATAGCCAAAGGAGTTGTCCAAGGAGGTCTGGACACCTCAAAATCAGTTTTAGGTGGAACCAAGGACACTGTATTATCTAGTGTCACCGGTGCCACAAATGTAACCAAGGGAGCCCTGCAAACTGGTTTGGACACCACACAGAAAATAGCAACAGGCACTAAGGACACTGTCAGCACTGGGCTCACTGGAGCCATGAATGTGGCCAAAGGAGTTGTCCAAGGAGGTCTGGACACCTCAAAATCAGTTTTAGGTGGAACTAAAGACACTGTGTTATCTAGTGTCACCGGTGCCACAAATGTAGCCAAAGGAGCTCTGCAAACTGGTTTGGACACCACACAGAAAATAGCAACAGGCACTAAGGACACTGTCTACACTGGGGTCACTGGAGCCATGAATGTGGCCAAAGGAGTTGTCCAAGGAGGTCTGGACACCTCAAAATCAGTCTTAGGTGGAACCAAGGACACTGTTCTCAGTAGTGTGACTGGTGCAACAAAAATGGCCAAAGGAGCTGTCCAGAGTAGCTTGGATGCTACACAAAACATAGCAACTGGTACTAAAGACACTGTCTACAGTGGGGTCACTGGTGCAGTGAATGTGGCCAAAGGAGTTTTCCAAGGAGGTCTGGACACCTCAAAATCAGTTTTAGGTGGAACCAAGGACACTGTATTATCTAGTGTCACCGGTGCCACAAATGTAGCCAAGGGAGCCCTGCAAACTGGTTTGGACACCACACAGAAAATAGCAACAGGCACGAAGGACACTGTCTGCACTGGGCTCACTGGAGCCATGAATGTGGCCAAAGGAGTTGTCCAAGGAGGTCTGGACACCTCAAAATCAGTTTTAGGTGGAACTAAAGATACCTTGTTATCTAGTGTCACCGGTGCCACAAATGTAGCCAAGGGAGCCCTGCAAACTGGCTTGGACACCACACAGAAAATAGCAACAGGCACGAAGGACACTGCCTGCACTGGGGTCACTGGTGCAGTGAATGTGGCCAAAGGAGTTGTCCAAGGAGGTCTGGACACCTCAAAATCAGTTTTAGGTGGAACCAAGGACACTGTGTTATCTAGTGTCACTGGTGCCACAAATGTAGCCAAAGGAGCTCTGCAAACTGGTTTGGACACCACACAGAAAACAGCAACAGGCACTAAGGACACTGTCTGCACTGGGCTCACTGGAGCCATGAATGTGGCCAAAGGAGTTGTCCAAGGAGGTCTGGACACCTCAAAATCAGTCTTAGGTGGAACTAAAGACACTGTGTTATCTAGTGTCACAGGTGCCACAAATGCAGCCAAGGGAGCCCTACAAACTGGTTTGGACACCACACAGAAAATAGCAACAGGCACGAAGGACACTGTCTGCACTGGGCTCACTGGAGCCATGAATGTGGCCAAAGGAGTTGTCCAAGGAGGCCTGGACACCTCAAAATCTGTTTTAGGTGGAACTAAAGACACTGTGTTATCTAGTGTCACCAGTGCCACAAATATAACCAAGGGAGCGCTGCAAACTGGTTTGGACACCACACAGAAAATAGCAACAGGCACTAAGGACACTGTCTGCACTGGGGTCACTGGAGCCATGAATGTGGCCAAAGGAGTTGTCCAAGGAGGTCTGGACACCTCAAAATCAGTCTTAGGTGGAACCAAGGACACTGTTCTCAGTAGTGTGACTGGTGCAACAAAAATGGCCAAAGGAGCTGTCCAGAATAGCTTGGATGCTACACAAAACATAGCAACTGGTACTAAAGACACTGTCTACAGTGGGGTCACTGGTGCAGTGAATGTGGCCAAAGGAGTTTTCCAAGGAGGTCTGGACACCTCAAAATCAGTTTTAGGTGGAACCAAGGACACTGTATTATCTAGTGTCACCGGTGCCACAAATGTAGCCAAGGGAGCCCTGCAAACTGGTTTGGACACCACACAGAAAATAGCCACTGGCACTAAGGACACTGTCTGCACTGGGGTCACTGGAGCCATGAATGTGGCCAAAGGAGTTGTCCAAGGAGGTCTGGACACCTCAAAATCAGTTTTAGGTGGAACTAAAGATACCTTGTTATCTAGTGTCACCGGTGCCACAAATGTAACCAAGGGAGCCCTGCAAACTGGCTTGGACACCACACAGAAAATAGCAACAGGCACAAAGGACACTGTCTGCACTGGGGTCACTGGAGCCATGAATGTGGCCAAAGGAGTTATTCAAGGAGGTCTGGACACCTCTAAATCAGTCTTAGGTGGAACCAAGGACACTGTTTTATCTAGTGTCACCAGTGCCACAAATGTAGCCAAGGGAGCCCTGCAAACTGGTTTGGACACCACACAGAAAATAGCAACTGGTACAAAGGACACTGTCTGCACTGGGGTCACTGGAGCCATGAATGTGGCCAAAGGAGTTGTCCAAGGAGGTCTGGACACCTCAAAATCAGTTTTAGGTGGAACTAAAGATACCTTGTTATCTAGTGTCACCGGTGCCACAAATGTAACCAAGGGAGCCCTGCAAACTGGCTTGGACACCACACAGAAAATAGCAACAGGCACAAAGGACACTGTCTGCACTGGGGTCACTGGAGCCATGAATGTGGCCAAAGGAGTTATTCAAGGAGGTCTGGACACCTCAAAATCAGTCTTAGGTGGAACCAAGGACACTGTTTTATCTAGTGTCACCAGTGCCACAAATGTAGCCAAGGGAGCCCTGCAAACTGGTTTGGACACCACACAGAAAATAGCAACTGGTACAAAGGACACTGTCTGCACTGGAGTCACTGGAGCCATGAATGTGGCCAAAGGAGTTGTCCAAGGAGGTCTGGACACCTCAAAATCAGTTTTAGGTGGAACTAAAGACACTGTATTATCTAGTGTCACCGGTGCCACAAATGTAGCCAAGGGAGCTCTGCAAACTGGCTTGGACACCACACAGAAAATAGCAACAGGCACGAAGGACACTGTCTGCACTGGGGTCACTGGAGCCATGAATGTGGCCAAAGGAGTTGTTCAAGGAGGTCTGGACACCTCAAAATCAGTTGTGACTGGTGCAACAAAAATGGCCAAAGGAGCTGTCCAGAGTAGCTTGGATGCTACACAAAACATAGCTACTGGCAATAAGGATTTTGGATGCAGTACAGTCACTGGTGCAGTGAATGAAAGTATTTTCCAGGAGGAAGGTATAGACACCACAAAATGCATCATGAGTGGAACCAACAACTGGATCTGCAGTGGTTTGACTGGTACAATGCCCATGGCCAAAGGAACCATTCAGACTGGGTTGAATACCACACCATTAGTCATCCCCGTCAACAAAGATGCTATGTCCAGAGAAGAGACTAAAGCAGAGGACCGGGCCAGAAAAGCTGTCCCTGGATGTACAGACACCACCACAGTAGCTACAACAGGCACCACAGGCCTGGTCACCAGCATGAGAGATTTTGCTAAAGAAGTCCCCCAGGTAGAAACAAGCGTATCTGACTACCCCAGCCTAGGTAAAGAGCCTGGTGCCACCTGTGTGGTGATGAGCAACATGGAAACTCTAGTGCACAAGTCAGAGAAGCAGCTGCCTGCTTTCCTCCCCATGAACGAAGAAGAACAAGGTGAGTAAATGTCTTGAAGAAGGCAGACGAGGTATAGAACAAGTAGGGAGTGGAGTAGGTTTTAATTATTTATCCTCCATTCCACTTGCCTTTACTCTAGTGCTGGGTCACTCTCACAGTACTGAATCTAGCTGACCATCAACTCCCAGTGTTTGACTACTGGTTCCTAGAGAACCTTAGTCCTCTGGTTTGAAGAGTTGGCTCTGGGACTTACCTGACCACTCCCTTCACTCAACTCCAATTTCAATCTAACAGAGTAGAAAATTTCCTATTTCAGTGAAAAGACATCTAGGAagaactcaaggaaaaaaatgtcttttaaaacataattctcAGATGATTATGACTTTAGTATAAAAAAGTCCATTAACAAAAGGCTAATTTGTCATTAACTGTTATTTTGATTaataattgttatatattatCCTACAGATATACTGTAAAGTCCATGAAGGCAGGAACTTTCctccagtgcctagcatacagtagatgtttaataataacaaaataacaatgagcaaagaaggaaagggaacttGGAGGAAGACCTAAGGACCTCTTTAGAgttcttcctctccccattttccctTCTGCAGCTCAGCTGGCTGCCTCTGATCTCGGGCCAAAGGTGCTGTCCACAGACCAGAACAATTACTTTGTGCAATTGGGAAACCTGTCCACCAGCCTGCACCAGCGGGCCTATGAGCACACCCTAAGCAAACTGTGGCAGAACAAGGCACAGGCCTGGGGGACCTTGGCCCAGTTGCAGGAAACCCTCAAACTGGTAAGAAAACTCTCCTCCACCTCCCACGCCCTTTTGTTCTTCCGTCAGCACCATTTACATCACTGGGAAACTCACCTATTTTAGCCAAGGTTAGAAGACCTTTGCCCTCACCATATCAACCTTTTCCTCTACAGATCTcaaaatgtttaacctataagcATTTATATCATGTCCCACCTCCCTCCATCCACAGGCACCACCACAGAGGAATAAAATGCCTTTGCCATCCATCACCTTTTCTGTGCAACTCTTACTCTGTTGCCCCCTCTCTGAGATCCCTCCAACTTCAAGGCCATACTTGTTTCAGTCCCTATCAAATGCCTTGGGCTCCAAAACTATTCTTCATGCTTCCCCTAAATTCTTATCTCCTTGGTTCTGGGATTTTTGCTAGATAGGACAAAAATAATCTAAACCAAGTTATTCTGGGGAAAGAATGACTTATCCCTTCGAACaatgcttacacacacacacacacacacacacacacacacacacacacacacatccacacattGATCTGAGCAGAATTTTAGACACAGTGGTTTGGAAGGGAAGGGATAAACTCCTAAAGTTATACTACAAGGTTTCCTAAATCTGGCCTGTATGAAATCTGAGTGTGCATTATTCCCACTGCTATTTTTCACCACATTAACTACGTtgatgggttttgttttgttcttcctttcaAGTATCTTCAGAGTGTGGGAAGTCAGTATTTATCCTAATCCAGTTAGAAGCCCCATACCATAAGGGTGACCCTAGAGGGGAGC
This genomic window contains:
- the PLIN4 gene encoding perilipin-4 isoform X4; translated protein: MSTGAEGAAAAPNQGQESKPKSQTLGSFLGSLPLFGSARNLFSSNSSKEARGNSKSGPNAQKSSTVDEHPSGSLARLEEKPPGKEMSEAKEVCSVVTRKKETGTPGVANMVDMAKGMVQGSLDSTKSIVSSTKNSVCKGVTGTLDTAKGATQVIAKGAIEGGLNTTNTIVSGTKDFVCSGVTSAVNVTKGAVQSGLDATQNIATGTKDTVCTGVTGALNVAKGTIQGGLETSKSVLGGTKDTVLSSVTGATNVAKGALQAGLDTTQKITTGTKDTVCTGVTGAMNVAKGVVQGGLDTSKSVLGGTKDTVLSSVTGATNVAKGALQTGLDTTQKIATGTKDTVCTGVTGAMNVAKGVVQGGLDTSKSVLGGTKDTVLSSVTGATNVAKGALQTGLDTTQKIATGTKDTVCTGVTGAMNVAKGVVQGGLDTSKSVLGGTKDTVLSSVTGATNVAKGALQTGLDTTQKIATGTKDTVCTGVTGAVNVAKGVVQGGLDTSKSVLGGTKDTVLSSVTGATNVTKGALQTGLDTTQKIATGTKDTVSTGLTGAMNVAKGVVQGGLDTSKSVLGGTKDTVLSSVTGATNVAKGALQTGLDTTQKIATGTKDTVYTGVTGAMNVAKGVVQGGLDTSKSVLGGTKDTVLSSVTGATNVAKGALQTGLDTTQKIATGTKDTVCTGLTGAMNVAKGVVQGGLDTSKSVLGGTKDTLLSSVTGATNVAKGALQTGLDTTQKIATGTKDTACTGVTGAVNVAKGVVQGGLDTSKSVLGGTKDTVLSSVTGATNVAKGALQTGLDTTQKTATGTKDTVCTGLTGAMNVAKGVVQGGLDTSKSVLGGTKDTVLSSVTGATNAAKGALQTGLDTTQKIATGTKDTVCTGLTGAMNVAKGVVQGGLDTSKSVLGGTKDTVLSSVTSATNITKGALQTGLDTTQKIATGTKDTVCTGVTGAMNVAKGVVQGGLDTSKSVLGGTKDTVLSSVTGATNVAKGALQTGLDTTQKIATGTKDTVCTGVTGAMNVAKGVVQGGLDTSKSVLGGTKDTLLSSVTGATNVTKGALQTGLDTTQKIATGTKDTVCTGVTGAMNVAKGVIQGGLDTSKSVLGGTKDTVLSSVTSATNVAKGALQTGLDTTQKIATGTKDTVCTGVTGAMNVAKGVVQGGLDTSKSVLGGTKDTLLSSVTGATNVTKGALQTGLDTTQKIATGTKDTVCTGVTGAMNVAKGVIQGGLDTSKSVLGGTKDTVLSSVTSATNVAKGALQTGLDTTQKIATGTKDTVCTGVTGAMNVAKGVVQGGLDTSKSVLGGTKDTVLSSVTGATNVAKGALQTGLDTTQKIATGTKDTVCTGVTGAMNVAKGVVQGGLDTSKSVVTGATKMAKGAVQSSLDATQNIATGNKDFGCSTVTGAVNESIFQEEGIDTTKCIMSGTNNWICSGLTGTMPMAKGTIQTGLNTTPLVIPVNKDAMSREETKAEDRARKAVPGCTDTTTVATTGTTGLVTSMRDFAKEVPQVETSVSDYPSLGKEPGATCVVMSNMETLVHKSEKQLPAFLPMNEEEQAQLAASDLGPKVLSTDQNNYFVQLGNLSTSLHQRAYEHTLSKLWQNKAQAWGTLAQLQETLKLIEEAKQDTEESHAGEEGRLFHQQRLGWSQCQETEQTELPESRLLPRARSLVQQLHASYGVLATSLQGLPTEFQQGIRRARHSVGELHGLLAIARSFGDLSAIELAQSRESLNHTWQGLEGLMAGLAQEPPLTWLMGPFTMIKE
- the PLIN4 gene encoding perilipin-4 isoform X24 yields the protein MSTGAEGAAAAPNQGQESKPKSQTLGSFLGSLPLFGSARNLFSSNSSKEARGNSKSGPNAQKSSTVDEHPSGSLARLEEKPPGKEMSEAKEVCSVVTRKKETGTPGVANMVDMAKGMVQGSLDSTKSIVSSTKNSVCKGVTGTLDTAKGATQVIAKGAIEGGLNTTNTIVSGTKDFVCSGVTSAVNVTKGAVQSGLDATQNIATGTKDTVCTGVTGALNVAKGTIQGGLETSKSVLGGTKDTVLSSVTGATNVAKGALQAGLDTTQKITTGTKDTVCTGVTGAMNVAKGVVQGGLDTSKSVLGGTKDTVLSSVTGATNVAKGALQTGLDTTQKIATGTKDTVCTGVTGAMNVAKGVVQGGLDTSKSVLGGTKDTVLSSVTGATNVAKGALQTGLDTTQKIATGTKDTVCTGVTGAMNVAKGVVQGGLDTSKSVLGGTKDTVLSSVTGATNVAKGALQTGLDTTQKIATGTKDTVCTGVTGAVNVAKGVVQGGLDTSKSVLGGTKDTVLSSVTGATNVTKGALQTGLDTTQKIATGTKDTVSTGLTGAMNVAKGVVQGGLDTSKSVLGGTKDTVLSSVTGATNVAKGALQTGLDTTQKIATGTKDTVYTGVTGAMNVAKGVVQGGLDTSKSVLGGTKDTVLSSVTGATNVAKGALQTGLDTTQKIATGTKDTVCTGVTGAMNVAKGVVQGGLDTSKSVLGGTKDTLLSSVTGATNVTKGALQTGLDTTQKIATGTKDTVCTGVTGAMNVAKGVIQGGLDTSKSVLGGTKDTVLSSVTSATNVAKGALQTGLDTTQKIATGTKDTVCTGVTGAMNVAKGVVQGGLDTSKSVLGGTKDTLLSSVTGATNVTKGALQTGLDTTQKIATGTKDTVCTGVTGAMNVAKGVIQGGLDTSKSVLGGTKDTVLSSVTSATNVAKGALQTGLDTTQKIATGTKDTVCTGVTGAMNVAKGVVQGGLDTSKSVLGGTKDTVLSSVTGATNVAKGALQTGLDTTQKIATGTKDTVCTGVTGAMNVAKGVVQGGLDTSKSVVTGATKMAKGAVQSSLDATQNIATGNKDFGCSTVTGAVNESIFQEEGIDTTKCIMSGTNNWICSGLTGTMPMAKGTIQTGLNTTPLVIPVNKDAMSREETKAEDRARKAVPGCTDTTTVATTGTTGLVTSMRDFAKEVPQVETSVSDYPSLGKEPGATCVVMSNMETLVHKSEKQLPAFLPMNEEEQAQLAASDLGPKVLSTDQNNYFVQLGNLSTSLHQRAYEHTLSKLWQNKAQAWGTLAQLQETLKLIEEAKQDTEESHAGEEGRLFHQQRLGWSQCQETEQTELPESRLLPRARSLVQQLHASYGVLATSLQGLPTEFQQGIRRARHSVGELHGLLAIARSFGDLSAIELAQSRESLNHTWQGLEGLMAGLAQEPPLTWLMGPFTMIKE
- the PLIN4 gene encoding perilipin-4 isoform X23; its protein translation is MSTGAEGAAAAPNQGQESKPKSQTLGSFLGSLPLFGSARNLFSSNSSKEARGNSKSGPNAQKSSTVDEHPSGSLARLEEKPPGKEMSEAKEVCSVVTRKKETGTPGVANMVDMAKGMVQGSLDSTKSIVSSTKNSVCKGVTGTLDTAKGATQVIAKGAIEGGLNTTNTIVSGTKDFVCSGVTSAVNVTKGAVQSGLDATQNIATGTKDTVCTGVTGALNVAKGTIQGGLETSKSVLGGTKDTVLSSVTGATNVAKGALQAGLDTTQKITTGTKDTVCTGVTGAMNVAKGVVQGGLDTSKSVLGGTKDTVLSSVTGATNVAKGALQTGLDTTQKIATGTKDTVCTGVTGAMNVAKGVVQGGLDTSKSVLGGTKDTVLSSVTGATNVAKGALQTGLDTTQKIATGTKDTVCTGVTGAMNVAKGVVQGGLDTSKSVLGGTKDTVLSSVTGATNVAKGALQTGLDTTQKIATGTKDTVCTGVTGAVNVAKGVVQGGLDTSKSVLGGTKDTVLSSVTGATNVTKGALQTGLDTTQKIATGTKDTVSTGLTGAMNVAKGVVQGGLDTSKSVLGGTKDTVLSSVTGATNAAKGALQTGLDTTQKIATGTKDTVCTGLTGAMNVAKGVVQGGLDTSKSVLGGTKDTVLSSVTSATNITKGALQTGLDTTQKIATGTKDTVCTGVTGAMNVAKGVVQGGLDTSKSVLGGTKDTVLSSVTGATNVAKGALQTGLDTTQKIATGTKDTVCTGVTGAMNVAKGVVQGGLDTSKSVLGGTKDTLLSSVTGATNVTKGALQTGLDTTQKIATGTKDTVCTGVTGAMNVAKGVIQGGLDTSKSVLGGTKDTVLSSVTSATNVAKGALQTGLDTTQKIATGTKDTVCTGVTGAMNVAKGVVQGGLDTSKSVLGGTKDTLLSSVTGATNVTKGALQTGLDTTQKIATGTKDTVCTGVTGAMNVAKGVIQGGLDTSKSVLGGTKDTVLSSVTSATNVAKGALQTGLDTTQKIATGTKDTVCTGVTGAMNVAKGVVQGGLDTSKSVLGGTKDTVLSSVTGATNVAKGALQTGLDTTQKIATGTKDTVCTGVTGAMNVAKGVVQGGLDTSKSVVTGATKMAKGAVQSSLDATQNIATGNKDFGCSTVTGAVNESIFQEEGIDTTKCIMSGTNNWICSGLTGTMPMAKGTIQTGLNTTPLVIPVNKDAMSREETKAEDRARKAVPGCTDTTTVATTGTTGLVTSMRDFAKEVPQVETSVSDYPSLGKEPGATCVVMSNMETLVHKSEKQLPAFLPMNEEEQAQLAASDLGPKVLSTDQNNYFVQLGNLSTSLHQRAYEHTLSKLWQNKAQAWGTLAQLQETLKLIEEAKQDTEESHAGEEGRLFHQQRLGWSQCQETEQTELPESRLLPRARSLVQQLHASYGVLATSLQGLPTEFQQGIRRARHSVGELHGLLAIARSFGDLSAIELAQSRESLNHTWQGLEGLMAGLAQEPPLTWLMGPFTMIKE
- the PLIN4 gene encoding perilipin-4 isoform X22, translated to MSTGAEGAAAAPNQGQESKPKSQTLGSFLGSLPLFGSARNLFSSNSSKEARGNSKSGPNAQKSSTVDEHPSGSLARLEEKPPGKEMSEAKEVCSVVTRKKETGTPGVANMVDMAKGMVQGSLDSTKSIVSSTKNSVCKGVTGTLDTAKGATQVIAKGAIEGGLNTTNTIVSGTKDFVCSGVTSAVNVTKGAVQSGLDATQNIATGTKDTVCTGVTGALNVAKGTIQGGLETSKSVLGGTKDTVLSSVTGATNVAKGALQAGLDTTQKITTGTKDTVCTGVTGAMNVAKGVVQGGLDTSKSVLGGTKDTVLSSVTGATNVAKGALQTGLDTTQKIATGTKDTVCTGVTGAMNVAKGVVQGGLDTSKSVLGGTKDTVLSSVTGATNVAKGALQTGLDTTQKIATGTKDTVCTGVTGAMNVAKGVVQGGLDTSKSVLGGTKDTVLSSVTGATNVAKGALQTGLDTTQKIATGTKDTVCTGVTGAVNVAKGVVQGGLDTSKSVLGGTKDTVLSSVTGATNVTKGALQTGLDTTQKIATGTKDTVSTGLTGAMNVAKGVVQGGLDTSKSVLGGTKDTVLSSVTGATNAAKGALQTGLDTTQKIATGTKDTVCTGLTGAMNVAKGVVQGGLDTSKSVLGGTKDTVLSSVTSATNITKGALQTGLDTTQKIATGTKDTVCTGVTGAMNVAKGVVQGGLDTSKSVLGGTKDTVLSSVTGATNVAKGALQTGLDTTQKIATGTKDTVCTGVTGAMNVAKGVVQGGLDTSKSVLGGTKDTLLSSVTGATNVTKGALQTGLDTTQKIATGTKDTVCTGVTGAMNVAKGVIQGGLDTSKSVLGGTKDTVLSSVTSATNVAKGALQTGLDTTQKIATGTKDTVCTGVTGAMNVAKGVVQGGLDTSKSVLGGTKDTLLSSVTGATNVTKGALQTGLDTTQKIATGTKDTVCTGVTGAMNVAKGVIQGGLDTSKSVLGGTKDTVLSSVTSATNVAKGALQTGLDTTQKIATGTKDTVCTGVTGAMNVAKGVVQGGLDTSKSVLGGTKDTVLSSVTGATNVAKGALQTGLDTTQKIATGTKDTVCTGVTGAMNVAKGVVQGGLDTSKSVVTGATKMAKGAVQSSLDATQNIATGNKDFGCSTVTGAVNESIFQEEGIDTTKCIMSGTNNWICSGLTGTMPMAKGTIQTGLNTTPLVIPVNKDAMSREETKAEDRARKAVPGCTDTTTVATTGTTGLVTSMRDFAKEVPQVETSVSDYPSLGKEPGATCVVMSNMETLVHKSEKQLPAFLPMNEEEQAQLAASDLGPKVLSTDQNNYFVQLGNLSTSLHQRAYEHTLSKLWQNKAQAWGTLAQLQETLKLIEEAKQDTEESHAGEEGRLFHQQRLGWSQCQETEQTELPESRLLPRARSLVQQLHASYGVLATSLQGLPTEFQQGIRRARHSVGELHGLLAIARSFGDLSAIELAQSRESLNHTWQGLEGLMAGLAQEPPLTWLMGPFTMIKE
- the PLIN4 gene encoding perilipin-4 isoform X10; translated protein: MSTGAEGAAAAPNQGQESKPKSQTLGSFLGSLPLFGSARNLFSSNSSKEARGNSKSGPNAQKSSTVDEHPSGSLARLEEKPPGKEMSEAKEVCSVVTRKKETGTPGVANMVDMAKGMVQGSLDSTKSIVSSTKNSVCKGVTGTLDTAKGATQVIAKGAIEGGLNTTNTIVSGTKDFVCSGVTSAVNVTKGAVQSGLDATQNIATGTKDTVCTGVTGALNVAKGTIQGGLETSKSVLGGTKDTVLSSVTGATNVAKGALQAGLDTTQKITTGTKDTVCTGVTGAMNVAKGVVQGGLDTSKSVLGGTKDTVLSSVTGATNVAKGALQTGLDTTQKIATGTKDTVCTGVTGAMNVAKGVVQGGLDTSKSVLGGTKDTVLSSVTGATNVAKGALQTGLDTTQKIATGTKDTVCTGVTGAMNVAKGVVQGGLDTSKSVLGGTKDTVLSSVTGATNVAKGALQTGLDTTQKIATGTKDTVCTGVTGAVNVAKGVVQGGLDTSKSVLGGTKDTVLSSVTGATNVTKGALQTGLDTTQKIATGTKDTVSTGLTGAMNVAKGVVQGGLDTSKSVLGGTKDTVLSSVTGATNVAKGALQTGLDTTQKIATGTKDTVCTGLTGAMNVAKGVVQGGLDTSKSVLGGTKDTLLSSVTGATNVAKGALQTGLDTTQKIATGTKDTACTGVTGAVNVAKGVVQGGLDTSKSVLGGTKDTVLSSVTGATNVAKGALQTGLDTTQKTATGTKDTVCTGLTGAMNVAKGVVQGGLDTSKSVLGGTKDTVLSSVTGATNAAKGALQTGLDTTQKIATGTKDTVCTGLTGAMNVAKGVVQGGLDTSKSVLGGTKDTVLSSVTSATNITKGALQTGLDTTQKIATGTKDTVCTGVTGAMNVAKGVVQGGLDTSKSVLGGTKDTVLSSVTGATNVAKGALQTGLDTTQKIATGTKDTVCTGVTGAMNVAKGVVQGGLDTSKSVLGGTKDTLLSSVTGATNVTKGALQTGLDTTQKIATGTKDTVCTGVTGAMNVAKGVIQGGLDTSKSVLGGTKDTVLSSVTSATNVAKGALQTGLDTTQKIATGTKDTVCTGVTGAMNVAKGVVQGGLDTSKSVLGGTKDTLLSSVTGATNVTKGALQTGLDTTQKIATGTKDTVCTGVTGAMNVAKGVIQGGLDTSKSVLGGTKDTVLSSVTSATNVAKGALQTGLDTTQKIATGTKDTVCTGVTGAMNVAKGVVQGGLDTSKSVLGGTKDTVLSSVTGATNVAKGALQTGLDTTQKIATGTKDTVCTGVTGAMNVAKGVVQGGLDTSKSVVTGATKMAKGAVQSSLDATQNIATGNKDFGCSTVTGAVNESIFQEEGIDTTKCIMSGTNNWICSGLTGTMPMAKGTIQTGLNTTPLVIPVNKDAMSREETKAEDRARKAVPGCTDTTTVATTGTTGLVTSMRDFAKEVPQVETSVSDYPSLGKEPGATCVVMSNMETLVHKSEKQLPAFLPMNEEEQAQLAASDLGPKVLSTDQNNYFVQLGNLSTSLHQRAYEHTLSKLWQNKAQAWGTLAQLQETLKLIEEAKQDTEESHAGEEGRLFHQQRLGWSQCQETEQTELPESRLLPRARSLVQQLHASYGVLATSLQGLPTEFQQGIRRARHSVGELHGLLAIARSFGDLSAIELAQSRESLNHTWQGLEGLMAGLAQEPPLTWLMGPFTMIKE